The Phoenix dactylifera cultivar Barhee BC4 chromosome 17, palm_55x_up_171113_PBpolish2nd_filt_p, whole genome shotgun sequence genome contains a region encoding:
- the LOC103704337 gene encoding B-box zinc finger protein 19-like isoform X2 encodes MCNKLASRHVRVGLADPSEVPRCDICENTPAFFYCEIDGTSLCLQCDMIVHVGGKRTHERYLLLRQRVEFPGDKTTHIEDLSMQPKDQLEKQRDYNHGPKMTSREKLPNHKLSTDPAINANSDDHGKINSKMIDLNTRPIRTHGQASNTQTQEVDHLSNSNHDAAGVAPLGPFHRDAE; translated from the exons ATGTGCAACAAGCTTGCTAGCCGACATGTACGAGTAGGACTGGCTGACCCTAGTGAAGTTCCCCGCTGTGACATATGTGAAAATACACCTG CTTTCTTTTACTGCGAGATCGATGGAACTTCTCTATGCTTGCAATGCGATATGATAGTGCATGTTGGAGGAAAAAGAACCCATGAAAGATATCTCCTATTAAGGCAAAGGGTTGAG TTTCCAGGCGATAAGACGACCCACATCGAAGATCTATCCATGCAACCCAAGGACCAACTTGAAAAACAGAGGGATTATAATCACGGTCCTAAAATGACGTCGAGAGAAAAACTGCCAAATCACAAGCTTTCTACTGATCCTGCAATAAATGCTAATAGTGATGATCATGGAAAAATTAATTCGAAAATGATTGATCTAAACACAAGACCTATACGAACTCATGGGCAGGCATCAAATACCCAG ACTCAAGAAGTGGATCATTTGAGTAATAGCAACCACGATGCTGCGGGTGTGGCTCCTTTGGGGCCTTTCCATAGAGATGCAGAGTAG